In one Nocardioides sp. NBC_00368 genomic region, the following are encoded:
- a CDS encoding bifunctional methylenetetrahydrofolate dehydrogenase/methenyltetrahydrofolate cyclohydrolase, with protein MTAQKLDGTATLKAIKAELAERVEKLKAQGITPGIGTVLVGDDPGSHWYVNAKHKDAAEIGVASTRVDLPATATQAEVEKVIDELNADPAVTGFLIQQPTGLDEFALLSRVAPEKDVDGLHPHNLGKLVLGEEGPLPCTPVGCIELLRRHGVEINGAEVVVVGRGLTVGRPLGLLLTRRSENATVTLCHTGTRDLAAHTRNADIVVAAAGVPGIITKDMVMPGAALLDVGVSRVDGKIAGDLAEDVWDVAGWVSPNPGGVGPMTRAMLLSNIVLSAEKALERL; from the coding sequence GTGACAGCACAGAAGCTGGACGGCACCGCGACGCTGAAGGCGATCAAGGCCGAGCTCGCCGAGCGGGTCGAGAAGCTGAAGGCCCAGGGGATCACCCCTGGGATCGGCACCGTTCTGGTCGGCGACGACCCCGGCTCGCACTGGTACGTCAACGCCAAGCACAAGGACGCCGCCGAGATCGGTGTCGCCTCGACTCGTGTCGACCTGCCCGCCACCGCGACCCAGGCCGAGGTCGAGAAGGTCATCGACGAGCTCAACGCGGACCCGGCTGTCACCGGCTTCCTCATCCAGCAGCCGACCGGCCTCGACGAGTTCGCGCTCCTTTCCCGCGTGGCTCCGGAGAAGGACGTCGACGGGCTGCACCCGCACAACCTCGGCAAGCTGGTCCTGGGTGAGGAAGGCCCGCTGCCGTGCACGCCGGTGGGCTGCATCGAGCTGCTGCGTCGTCACGGGGTCGAGATCAACGGCGCCGAGGTCGTCGTGGTCGGCCGTGGGCTGACCGTCGGGCGTCCGCTGGGGCTGCTGCTGACCAGGCGCTCCGAGAACGCCACGGTCACCCTGTGCCACACCGGCACCCGCGACCTGGCCGCCCACACCCGCAACGCCGACATCGTGGTGGCCGCCGCGGGCGTGCCGGGCATCATCACCAAGGACATGGTCATGCCGGGCGCGGCCCTGCTGGACGTCGGTGTCTCCCGGGTCGACGGTAAGATCGCAGGAGACCTGGCCGAGGACGTGTGGGACGTGGCTGGCTGGGTGTCTCCGAACCCGGGTGGGGTGGGTCCGATGACAC